A stretch of DNA from Mesorhizobium onobrychidis:
CGCGTTGCCCAGCGAGCCGGCGCCGACCATGATGGCGAGCGCGATGAGAGCGGCGATCAGACCGTATTCGATAGCGGTCGCGCCGGATTCGTCCTTCACAAAACGTGCAATGAGATTAGACATTCGAGAGCTCCTACTCCAGGTGTTACAGCAATTCCGTCAACTTCTCTTGGCGGCTGATCGGATGCTGCCAATCTATGGAGAAGCTCTTTCGATCGGCTTAATAAACAGCCTTACCGATTCCTTTCCGGCTTCGATGACATGGCGTGGTTAACCGTAAACTAAGTCACGCCTAATGGACCCGACCGGCACGTCAAAGGGCGCGAAAGCCGCAATTCAGCGATTGGGAAAGGGGCAACCCGCTTCAGGCGATCACGATGCCGATCCCTACATCATCACGCCTCCCCATCCGCTTAACCGTTGGTTCACCAATCTCGTTCATGTTCCGTTGAGCAGTTTGCCGCCGTGGAGCGCTTCAATGACCGGGCCGAGATCGTCCTTTCCGATTGCAGCACTTCTTGCCGCCACGGCCTTTGTCGTGCCGGCCAAGGCTGGTGCCGGCATCGAGGTCACGATGAACCAGGCGAAGATCGTCAAACTGTCGCGCGCCGCCGATACGATCGTCGTCGGCAACCCGGCGATCGCCGACGCCTCCGTGCAGGATGCTTCGACGATCGTGCTGACGGGCAAAGGCTTCGGCGTCACCAACCTCGTTGTCCTAGATCAAGAGGGCCGTCCGATCGTCGACGAGCAGATCACCGTGGTGCGACAGGACGCGTCGTCGGTGCGCATCTATCGGCGTGCCGAAATACAGACCATGTCGTGCACGCCGTATTGCGAGAGCTCGTATAAAAGCGATGCGGAGAAGGCCTCGGAAGCCGAGATGAGCGCCGGCCGGTAGCGACCTGACCGTCTCGTCTCGCTGAAATGCCGCTTCGGTTATCGGCCCGTTAAAACCTTTCCCTCGAATTTAACGATCATCCAAACCGCACCTCAATGGGTTTGCGCTAATGCTCCCTCCGACACCCCTTCAGGATCGGCATGCCCGGGACATGAGCAAAGCAGGACCAGCAGGCTTTTCAGCGCGCTTCCTTGGTGACCGGCGCGGCAGCACGGCTTTGGAATTCGCGATGCTTGCGGTGCCATTTGCGCTCCTCGTCTTTGCGATACTGGAGAGCTGCATTTCATTTGCCGGGCAAGAGGTGATGGCCAACATAACCGACGATGTCGCGCGCCAGCTACGAACGGGGCAGATAAGGCAGGCCAACGTGACCGAGGCCACGCTGAAGACCATGATCTGCAGCCGGCTGGAGATCATGGTCGCCAAGGACTGCCCCGGATTGTTGGTGGATCTGCGCGCGTATCCGAGCTTCGCCGATGCGGCCCAGGCGGGCTTCAAGATAAATCAGGACCGCGAAATCGAGCTGACCGGCACCGACCCCGTGGCTCTTACGGTGTCCCCGGGCCTCGCTGAATCAATAAACATGCTGCGGGTTTTTTACAAATGGCCCGTCATGACCGATTTCATGGCCAAGTCGATGGCCAATCTGAAAGACGGCAACACGCTGCATTTCGCATCGGTGACCTGGCAGAACGAGCCGTTCGACAACTGAAAACGCGCCGTCGCGTAGGCGGAAAAGGACAAAGGCATGGCGCGTGCGGGGGCACATATGAGGATCGCTGGGATCTGCACGAAAGCCATCCGGTTCTGCTGCGATCGCCGCGGTGTCGCGGCGGTTGAGTTTGCCTTCATCGTGCCCGTCCTGCTGATCATGTACTTCATGACCATGGAAGCCTCGCAAGCCATCGAAACCAGCAAGAAGGTCAGTCGCATCGGCAGCATGGTGGCGGATCTCGTCACCCAGCAGCAGACCATCACGGCAGCCGATCTCGATGCGATCATGCAGATCGGCAACTCCACCCTTCAGCCGTACAACCGATCGACCCCGGAAATCATCATCACCGCAATCCAGGTCACGGACGAAGCGACGCCGAAGGTGGTGGTCGTTTGGTCACGCAAGACGGTTGCCGGTGCCTTCAGCGCCGGCGCCGCCAAGAACTCCATCACCACGGTTGCACCGGCGCTCGAGATCAAGGGCACATTTCTCATTCGCGTCGAAAGCAATCTCGCATACCAGCCGATCATCACCTGGTCGGCGGACAGTGAGAAGCGGCTTGGATTGAGTTCGGCTTTCGACTCAATGTCGATGGGCGAAACCTATTATCTCAGGCCCCGCAGGAGCCCGACGATTCCCTGCAGCACCTGCTGAAACGACCGCACCAGAGCCCGGCCGCCATTGCTATCGGCCGTTACCTGACGCCAGGCGCACGATGGCTGCGGCCATCGCGTAATCCTTCGGGCCGGAGACGACGAAGCCGCCGGAATGTTCCGATTCCAGAAGATCGTAGAAATCCGGCGACATCGATCTGAGATTGATGAGAAACACGATGAGCCGCCGTTTGGCTTCGGGGTCGAGATCACTGCTGACGGCATGCGGACCATACCGCGGCGCGCACCGGGTTTGACCAGGCCGCACCCAGCAGCCTCAAGATGGCTGCGGAGGCCTTCAAGACATGCCCCATGTGAGTTCCGCGCTGGTTTTTAGCCGATCCACGCCGATGCCGGCATTTCGCCACATCTCAACTATCGCGCCAAGCCGTCTGCTTCCGAATTGCCAATGGCGGCGCGGCCCCCTATGTCTGGGCGGACAGACAAACGATAATAATGAACCGCTGCAATGGCGCGCGCCTTTCTTTTTGTTCTCGATTCCTTCGGCATCGGCGGCGCGGCTGACGCCGAGCGCTATGGCGACACCGGTTCCAACACGTTTGGACACATCGCCAGAGCCTGCGCGGAGGGCCGGGCGGATCGCGAGGGGCTGCGCAAAGGCCCGCTTTTCGTACCCAACATGCTCTCGCTCGGCCTGGGTCACGCGGCGAAAACCGCGACGGGATTCAGCATCGACATCGGCAGCAAGGTCCAGCTCGCCTCCGCCTTCCATGGCGCGGCGCAGGAGATTTCGAGCGGCAAGGACACGCCATCGGGCCATTGGGAAATCGCCGCCTTGCCGGTCCGCTTCGACTGGGGCTATTTCCCGGACACGGTTCCCGCCTTTCCAGCCGACCTGACCGAAGCGATCATCCGCGAAGGAGAGGTGCCGGGCATTCTCGGCAATTGCCATGCCCCGGGCACCGAGATCATCGAGCGTTTCGGCGAGGAG
This window harbors:
- a CDS encoding pilus assembly protein N-terminal domain-containing protein; amino-acid sequence: MTGPRSSFPIAALLAATAFVVPAKAGAGIEVTMNQAKIVKLSRAADTIVVGNPAIADASVQDASTIVLTGKGFGVTNLVVLDQEGRPIVDEQITVVRQDASSVRIYRRAEIQTMSCTPYCESSYKSDAEKASEAEMSAGR
- a CDS encoding TadE/TadG family type IV pilus assembly protein, yielding MARAGAHMRIAGICTKAIRFCCDRRGVAAVEFAFIVPVLLIMYFMTMEASQAIETSKKVSRIGSMVADLVTQQQTITAADLDAIMQIGNSTLQPYNRSTPEIIITAIQVTDEATPKVVVVWSRKTVAGAFSAGAAKNSITTVAPALEIKGTFLIRVESNLAYQPIITWSADSEKRLGLSSAFDSMSMGETYYLRPRRSPTIPCSTC
- a CDS encoding TadE/TadG family type IV pilus assembly protein, which gives rise to MSKAGPAGFSARFLGDRRGSTALEFAMLAVPFALLVFAILESCISFAGQEVMANITDDVARQLRTGQIRQANVTEATLKTMICSRLEIMVAKDCPGLLVDLRAYPSFADAAQAGFKINQDREIELTGTDPVALTVSPGLAESINMLRVFYKWPVMTDFMAKSMANLKDGNTLHFASVTWQNEPFDN
- a CDS encoding Flp family type IVb pilin; translation: MSNLIARFVKDESGATAIEYGLIAALIALAIMVGAGSLGNALNAKFNGIATSINNS